One genomic window of Sodaliphilus pleomorphus includes the following:
- a CDS encoding M16 family metallopeptidase, whose amino-acid sequence MLDRYKKPSTKPLGDFSLEYPEPITLHNGIKLWVVGNGEDDINRLAVYMGGGMLQESVPMEAALTGILCMEGNANMDSRSIAEALDYYGSWKSAQAYDSVTQISLSSLNRNFAHTARILLDCIASPTFPAEECRLFQRRLASNIDTARQRVQYLADERMKQLYYGESHPLARKMTSAGVMGIGLASLHKHHDTYYNRNNCRLVLAGKITDREIQTLDDTFGHWSSTGATVSEAPLQPEPSPAMLDIVDKPGAKQSAVSITLRAIPRQHPDYFKLRLTTTALGGYFGSRLNKVIREEKGYTYGIQACLAGRADDAYISISTQCNARYTWPLIAEVKKAMQQLKTAPLPQAELDAVKQYMYSDLVKTLDTPFNTAGYVGSCFLFGIYPQYFNDQVKAIDAMTGDDVMETAHKYFDIDKMRIVIAGDNNSIKNN is encoded by the coding sequence ATGCTCGACCGCTACAAGAAACCCTCGACAAAGCCGCTCGGCGACTTCAGCCTTGAATACCCTGAGCCCATCACCCTGCACAACGGGATAAAGCTCTGGGTCGTGGGTAACGGCGAGGACGACATCAACCGGCTGGCCGTGTACATGGGAGGCGGCATGCTGCAAGAGAGCGTGCCCATGGAAGCCGCGCTCACCGGCATACTGTGCATGGAGGGCAATGCCAACATGGACTCCAGGAGCATTGCCGAGGCGCTCGACTACTATGGCAGTTGGAAGTCGGCACAAGCCTACGACTCGGTCACCCAAATCTCGCTCTCGTCGCTCAACCGAAACTTTGCCCACACAGCGCGCATCCTGCTCGACTGCATAGCCAGCCCCACGTTTCCTGCCGAAGAATGCCGGCTGTTTCAGCGACGACTGGCAAGCAACATCGACACCGCCCGGCAGCGAGTGCAGTATCTTGCCGACGAGCGCATGAAACAGCTGTACTACGGCGAGAGCCACCCGCTTGCCCGCAAGATGACATCGGCCGGAGTCATGGGCATAGGCCTGGCCAGCCTGCACAAGCATCACGACACCTATTACAATCGCAACAATTGCCGGCTCGTGCTGGCAGGGAAAATCACCGACCGCGAGATACAGACACTCGACGACACCTTCGGCCACTGGTCGAGCACTGGCGCCACAGTGAGCGAGGCACCATTGCAGCCCGAGCCATCGCCAGCCATGCTCGACATTGTCGACAAGCCCGGAGCAAAGCAATCGGCCGTGAGCATCACCTTGCGCGCCATACCGCGTCAGCACCCCGACTATTTCAAGCTCAGGCTAACCACGACGGCCCTGGGCGGGTACTTCGGCAGCCGGCTCAACAAGGTAATAAGGGAAGAGAAAGGCTACACCTATGGCATTCAGGCCTGCCTGGCCGGCAGAGCCGATGATGCCTACATAAGCATCTCGACCCAGTGCAACGCCCGCTACACCTGGCCACTCATTGCCGAGGTGAAGAAAGCCATGCAGCAGCTCAAGACCGCCCCCCTGCCCCAAGCCGAGCTCGATGCCGTGAAGCAATACATGTACAGCGACCTCGTGAAGACACTCGACACCCCCTTCAACACAGCCGGCTACGTGGGGTCGTGCTTCCTGTTTGGCATCTATCCGCAATACTTCAACGACCAGGTGAAGGCCATCGACGCCATGACAGGCGACGACGTGATGGAAACTGCACACAAGTACTTCGACATCGACAAGATGCGAATCGTAATTGCAGGCGACAATAATAGTATTAAAAATAACTAA
- a CDS encoding carbohydrate porin has product MTITILLGVLLCPRVMAQEAQVADSASAPALTADASYTADVAATVHGGLKRGTVYLGFLHAGIHLDLGRLGLLKGGALYVAAASTHGGMPSADYTGDMQVWDNIEAGNHTYLYQLWYRQRLGRWWLSAGIQDMNEHFMALDAASLYLNSSFGLNSVIAINDHPSTYPQMLTGLDLGWDLDDALTLAVGIYNGAAPSFAGNRWNMKQRVNVDNCCLLLGQASWQARASAVNAGVWYHTAEHDFGMWAMGQHRLLQDGRRTLDGFAAAACSPTKQEHVTANLLGGLNLGGLVVDRDMLGLAATAIRVAGEGWETALELNYNVPVAGELYVSPDVQYIVSPGASRQSKNALVLALRCGMSFSLSTRL; this is encoded by the coding sequence ATGACGATCACAATACTGCTCGGTGTGCTCTTGTGCCCTCGCGTGATGGCACAGGAGGCTCAAGTCGCCGACAGCGCCAGTGCCCCTGCTCTCACCGCCGACGCCAGCTACACTGCCGATGTAGCTGCTACAGTGCATGGCGGCCTCAAGCGTGGCACGGTCTATTTGGGTTTCCTTCATGCAGGTATTCATCTCGACCTGGGCAGGCTGGGACTGCTCAAGGGCGGTGCACTCTATGTGGCTGCTGCCAGTACCCACGGCGGTATGCCCAGCGCCGACTATACCGGCGACATGCAGGTGTGGGACAATATCGAGGCTGGCAACCACACCTATCTCTACCAGTTGTGGTACAGGCAACGCTTGGGCCGCTGGTGGCTGAGTGCCGGCATTCAAGACATGAACGAGCATTTCATGGCACTCGACGCAGCCTCTCTCTACCTGAACAGCTCCTTTGGCCTCAACTCGGTGATAGCAATCAACGACCATCCTTCTACCTATCCGCAGATGTTGACAGGCCTTGACCTGGGGTGGGATCTCGACGATGCTCTCACGCTGGCTGTGGGCATCTACAACGGGGCGGCTCCGTCTTTTGCCGGCAACAGGTGGAACATGAAGCAACGGGTGAATGTGGATAACTGCTGCCTGTTGCTCGGTCAGGCTTCGTGGCAAGCCAGGGCCTCGGCGGTCAATGCGGGCGTGTGGTATCACACGGCCGAGCACGACTTTGGCATGTGGGCCATGGGGCAGCACCGCCTGCTGCAGGATGGCCGTCGCACTCTCGATGGCTTTGCCGCCGCTGCCTGTAGCCCGACCAAGCAAGAGCATGTGACCGCCAATCTCTTGGGCGGACTTAACCTGGGCGGCCTGGTGGTGGATCGCGACATGCTGGGCCTGGCAGCAACTGCCATCCGGGTGGCAGGGGAGGGCTGGGAAACAGCCCTGGAGCTGAACTACAATGTGCCTGTGGCAGGCGAGCTCTATGTGTCGCCCGACGTGCAGTACATCGTTAGCCCCGGCGCCAGTCGCCAGTCGAAAAACGCGCTTGTGCTGGCGCTGCGCTGTGGCATGTCTTTTTCGTTGTCGACTCGCCTTTAA
- a CDS encoding diphosphate--fructose-6-phosphate 1-phosphotransferase, which produces MTKKSVLQQARAAYQPKLPSVLWGPVKAVKGEPTQSVGDQEEIKKLFPNTYGLPELEFVKDTDASKKKTGKPAKFNVGVILSGGQAPGGHNVICGLFDGLKALNKENRLYGFLMGPGGLVDHKYKELTASFINDYRNTGGFDMIGSGRTKLETPEQFEKGLEIIKELDIRAIVIIGGDDSNTNAAVLAEYYKAKNVPVQVLGCPKTIDGDLKNEWIETSFGFDTATKVYSELIGNIERDANSAKKYWHFMKLMGRSASHIALECALKTQPNYCIVSEEVEAKNMTLNDIVADIAKVVAQRAADGNNFGSVLVPEGLIEFIPAMKKLIAQLNDMLAEHPEIKQMEPDAQHKFVVDHLTKENVEAFNSLPVDVQRQLSLDRDPHGNVQVSLIETEKLLSDMVEKKLEQMKEKGEYVGKFSALHHFFGYEGRCADPSNFDADYCYALGYNAAQLVNCGATGYMSSIRNLAKPSIQWIAGGIPITMMFNMEQRNGKQKPVIRKALVDLNGRPFQVFAQHRAKWARETCYVYPGPVQYFGPDEVCNQTSKTLYYEQEGK; this is translated from the coding sequence ATGACAAAAAAGAGCGTACTTCAACAAGCTCGTGCCGCTTATCAGCCAAAGTTGCCTTCGGTACTTTGGGGCCCGGTAAAAGCAGTAAAAGGAGAACCTACCCAGTCGGTAGGAGACCAGGAAGAAATCAAAAAATTGTTTCCTAACACCTATGGCCTTCCTGAGCTGGAATTTGTAAAAGACACCGATGCTTCCAAGAAAAAAACCGGAAAGCCTGCCAAGTTCAATGTGGGCGTGATCCTCTCGGGAGGTCAGGCTCCAGGCGGACACAACGTGATATGCGGTCTGTTTGACGGACTCAAGGCGCTTAACAAAGAAAACCGCCTCTACGGCTTCTTGATGGGTCCTGGCGGGTTGGTCGACCACAAATACAAGGAGCTCACTGCAAGTTTCATCAACGACTATCGCAACACAGGCGGTTTCGACATGATAGGTTCGGGCCGCACCAAGCTCGAGACCCCAGAGCAATTTGAGAAAGGCCTCGAAATCATCAAGGAGCTCGACATACGCGCCATCGTGATCATTGGCGGCGACGACTCCAACACCAACGCTGCCGTGCTGGCCGAGTACTACAAGGCCAAGAATGTGCCTGTGCAGGTGCTGGGCTGCCCCAAGACCATCGACGGCGACCTCAAGAACGAGTGGATTGAGACCTCTTTTGGCTTTGACACTGCCACCAAGGTGTACAGTGAGCTCATAGGCAACATCGAGCGCGATGCCAACTCGGCCAAGAAGTACTGGCACTTCATGAAACTCATGGGCCGTTCGGCCTCGCACATTGCCTTGGAGTGCGCCCTGAAGACGCAGCCCAACTATTGCATCGTGAGCGAGGAAGTGGAAGCCAAGAACATGACACTCAACGACATTGTCGCCGACATAGCCAAGGTAGTGGCACAACGCGCTGCCGATGGCAACAACTTCGGGTCGGTACTCGTGCCCGAAGGCCTGATCGAGTTTATACCGGCAATGAAGAAACTCATTGCTCAGCTCAACGACATGCTGGCCGAGCATCCCGAAATCAAGCAAATGGAGCCCGATGCACAGCACAAGTTTGTCGTCGATCATCTGACCAAAGAGAACGTGGAAGCCTTCAACAGCCTGCCCGTTGACGTGCAACGCCAGCTCTCGCTCGACCGCGACCCCCACGGGAATGTGCAAGTGTCGCTCATCGAGACCGAGAAGCTGCTGAGCGACATGGTCGAGAAAAAACTTGAGCAGATGAAGGAGAAGGGCGAGTATGTGGGCAAGTTCTCGGCCCTGCATCACTTCTTCGGATATGAAGGCCGCTGCGCCGACCCGTCGAACTTTGATGCCGACTACTGCTATGCTCTGGGCTACAATGCCGCTCAACTCGTGAACTGCGGAGCCACGGGCTACATGTCGTCGATACGCAACTTGGCCAAGCCGTCGATCCAGTGGATTGCCGGCGGCATCCCCATCACCATGATGTTTAACATGGAGCAACGCAACGGCAAGCAGAAACCGGTGATTCGCAAGGCCCTGGTCGACCTCAACGGCCGCCCGTTCCAGGTGTTTGCCCAGCATCGTGCCAAGTGGGCAAGAGAAACCTGCTATGTATACCCAGGTCCGGTGCAGTACTTCGGTCCCGATGAGGTGTGCAACCAAACATCCAAGACCCTCTACTACGAGCAGGAAGGGAAATAA
- a CDS encoding aldo/keto reductase: MENKLFKMYNGTLIPAPGFGTYRADDDHTCASVVKCALEAGYRHIDTAASYDTETAVGQGLRECAVARSQVFVTSKVKNSERGYDSTLRAFDTTLAKLGLDYLDLYLIHWPAHVKQYGDKAEAVNADTWRALERLYREGRVKAIGLSNFMPHHIEALLKTATVMPMVDQIEFHPGLLQPECVDYCHDKGIVVEAWSALGRGATLTHAGLNAIAARHGKTAAQVVLRWVMQHGVLPLVKSVHAARIRENFGIFDFELSVQDMRVIDGLQAPRIGADPDERDF; encoded by the coding sequence ATGGAAAATAAGTTGTTCAAGATGTACAATGGCACGCTGATTCCAGCTCCAGGTTTTGGCACCTATCGTGCCGACGACGACCACACGTGTGCCAGTGTGGTGAAATGCGCCCTCGAAGCAGGCTACCGCCACATCGACACTGCTGCATCCTACGATACCGAGACCGCCGTTGGCCAGGGCCTCAGGGAGTGTGCGGTGGCTCGCAGCCAGGTGTTTGTGACAAGCAAGGTGAAGAATAGCGAGCGTGGCTACGACAGCACACTCAGGGCCTTCGATACCACACTGGCCAAGCTCGGCCTCGACTATCTCGACCTCTATCTCATACACTGGCCGGCCCACGTGAAGCAGTATGGCGACAAGGCCGAGGCTGTGAATGCCGACACCTGGCGCGCCCTTGAGAGGCTGTACCGCGAGGGCAGGGTCAAGGCCATAGGCCTTTCCAATTTCATGCCTCATCACATCGAGGCCTTGCTCAAGACTGCCACGGTGATGCCTATGGTCGACCAGATTGAGTTTCATCCTGGTCTGCTTCAACCCGAATGCGTGGACTACTGCCACGACAAGGGCATTGTGGTTGAGGCCTGGAGTGCACTCGGGCGTGGAGCCACGTTGACCCACGCAGGCCTCAACGCCATTGCAGCCCGGCATGGCAAGACGGCCGCTCAGGTAGTGCTGCGCTGGGTGATGCAACATGGCGTGCTGCCCCTGGTGAAGTCGGTGCACGCGGCCCGCATCAGGGAGAATTTCGGGATCTTCGACTTTGAGCTCTCGGTTCAAGACATGAGGGTCATCGACGGCCTGCAGGCTCCGCGCATAGGTGCCGACCCCGACGAGCGTGACTTTTAG
- the nifJ gene encoding pyruvate:ferredoxin (flavodoxin) oxidoreductase — translation MSKVKKFMTCDGNTAAAHISYMFTEVASIYPITPSSPMAEHVDEWAAAGRKNIFGETVTVQEMQSEAGAAGAVHGSLQAGALTTTYTASQGLLLMIPNMYKIAGELLPGVFHVTARTLASHTLCIFGDHQDVMATRQTGFAMLCEGSVQEVMDLAAVAHLSAIKGSVPFLNFFDGFRTSHEIQKVEALQQEDLEPLLDREALARFRHRAMNPDHPVTRGTNENPDVFFQHRESSNEYYNNIPAVVEEYINKINEITGRHYGLFDYYGAPDAERVIIAMGSVTEAIREVIDYLTAKGEKVGLVAVHLYRPFSAKHFLAAVPSTAKRIAVLDRTKEPGANGEPLYLDVKDCFYGTENAPLIVGGRYGLGSKDTTPAQILSVYENLSLPVPKNHFAIGIVDDVTFTSLPQKEEINMGDEGMFQAKFYGLGADGTVGANKNSVKIIGDNTDKYCQAYFSYDSKKSGGFTCSHLRFGDKPIHSTYLVTTPNFVACHVQAYLHMYDVTRGLQKNGTFLLNTVWEGDELANNLPNRVKKYFADNNINVYYINATKIAQEIGLGNRTNTILQSAFFRITKVIPTELAVEQMKEFIVKSYSRKGENVVNMNYEAVDRGDEYKQLEVDPAWSELPVDDKAKDDAPAFVNDLVRPINAQDGDLLPVSAFKGREDGTWEPGTSTWEKRGVATFVPTWNAENCIQCNKCAFVCPHAAIRPFLMTEEEAAKSPFRDEEKLPAIGKTLTGLKFVQVVDVMDCLGCSNCVDVCPGKRGNKALSMVPLMGNEDNQKLWDYCVKNVTSKQNLVEIKQNVKNSQFATPLFEFNGACAGCGETPYVKLISQLFGDREMVANATGCSSIYSAAVPSTPYCTNAKGHGPAWSNSLFEDFCEFGLGMAIADEKMRARVKAYVEEAIASESETAEMKALYQEWLDNMNDGGKSRELSDKIIDAIAHSENPIDQKVKSLQQYLVKRSQWIIGGDGASYDIGFGGLDHVIATGKNVNILVLDTEVYSNTGGQASKATPLGAIAKFAAAGKRIRKKDLGLIASTYGYVYVAQVAMGADNMQTLKAIREAEAYDGPSVIIAYAPCINHGLKAGMGKSQAEEAKAVACGYWHLWRYNPELEKEGKNPFTLDSKEPNWDAFVDFLKGEVRYASVMKQYPAEADELFNAAKENAQWRYNNYRRLAQQQWGQEPKAE, via the coding sequence ATGAGTAAAGTAAAGAAATTCATGACATGTGACGGTAACACTGCAGCTGCCCACATCAGCTACATGTTTACCGAGGTAGCCTCGATCTACCCCATCACCCCCTCATCGCCCATGGCCGAGCACGTTGACGAGTGGGCCGCCGCCGGGCGCAAAAACATCTTCGGCGAGACAGTAACGGTGCAGGAAATGCAAAGCGAAGCCGGTGCAGCCGGTGCTGTGCACGGGTCGCTGCAGGCAGGTGCACTCACCACAACCTATACCGCATCGCAAGGCTTGTTGCTGATGATACCCAACATGTATAAAATTGCCGGCGAGCTGCTGCCAGGCGTGTTCCACGTCACGGCCCGCACGCTGGCCTCGCACACGCTGTGCATCTTCGGCGACCACCAGGACGTGATGGCAACGCGTCAAACGGGATTTGCCATGCTCTGCGAGGGGTCGGTGCAGGAGGTGATGGACCTGGCTGCAGTTGCACACCTGAGTGCAATCAAGGGCAGCGTGCCATTCCTTAATTTCTTCGACGGATTCCGCACCAGTCACGAGATTCAGAAAGTGGAGGCACTGCAGCAAGAAGACCTTGAGCCGCTCTTGGACCGCGAGGCTCTGGCCCGCTTCCGCCACCGCGCAATGAATCCTGACCATCCTGTGACCCGCGGCACCAACGAGAACCCCGATGTCTTCTTCCAGCACCGCGAGTCGAGCAATGAGTACTACAACAACATTCCTGCCGTAGTAGAAGAATACATCAACAAGATAAACGAAATCACAGGCCGCCACTACGGTCTCTTTGACTACTATGGCGCACCCGATGCCGAGCGTGTGATCATTGCAATGGGCTCGGTGACCGAAGCCATACGCGAAGTGATCGACTACCTCACTGCCAAGGGAGAGAAAGTGGGCTTGGTTGCAGTACACCTCTACCGTCCGTTCTCGGCCAAGCATTTCTTGGCAGCCGTGCCCAGCACAGCCAAGCGCATCGCCGTGCTCGACCGCACCAAGGAACCGGGCGCCAACGGCGAGCCCCTGTATCTCGACGTGAAGGACTGCTTCTACGGCACCGAGAATGCTCCGCTCATCGTGGGCGGTCGTTACGGGTTGGGCTCGAAAGACACTACTCCGGCCCAAATACTCTCGGTCTACGAGAACCTGTCGCTGCCAGTGCCCAAAAACCACTTCGCCATTGGCATTGTCGACGACGTCACCTTCACCTCGCTGCCTCAGAAAGAGGAAATCAACATGGGCGACGAGGGCATGTTCCAAGCCAAATTCTACGGACTGGGTGCCGACGGCACAGTGGGAGCCAACAAGAACTCGGTGAAGATCATAGGCGACAACACCGACAAGTACTGCCAGGCCTATTTCTCCTACGACAGCAAGAAGTCGGGCGGCTTCACCTGCTCTCACCTGCGTTTCGGCGACAAGCCCATCCACTCCACCTACCTGGTGACAACGCCAAACTTTGTGGCCTGCCACGTGCAAGCCTACCTGCACATGTATGATGTGACACGCGGCCTGCAGAAGAACGGCACCTTCCTGCTCAACACAGTGTGGGAGGGCGACGAGCTGGCCAACAACCTGCCCAACCGCGTGAAGAAATACTTTGCCGACAACAACATCAACGTCTACTATATCAACGCCACCAAGATTGCCCAAGAGATAGGCTTGGGCAATCGCACCAACACCATCCTGCAATCGGCATTCTTCCGCATCACCAAGGTGATACCTACCGAGCTTGCTGTGGAGCAAATGAAGGAGTTCATCGTGAAGTCCTACAGCCGCAAGGGTGAGAACGTGGTGAACATGAACTACGAGGCTGTGGACCGCGGCGACGAGTACAAGCAGCTCGAGGTTGACCCCGCATGGAGCGAACTTCCTGTCGACGACAAGGCCAAAGACGATGCTCCGGCATTTGTCAACGACCTCGTGCGCCCCATCAACGCCCAAGACGGCGACCTGCTGCCAGTGAGCGCATTCAAGGGCCGCGAAGACGGCACCTGGGAGCCTGGCACATCAACCTGGGAGAAACGCGGTGTTGCCACCTTTGTCCCCACATGGAATGCTGAGAACTGCATCCAGTGCAACAAGTGTGCCTTTGTGTGCCCCCACGCAGCAATACGTCCGTTCCTCATGACCGAGGAGGAGGCAGCCAAGTCGCCGTTCAGAGACGAGGAGAAGCTGCCCGCAATAGGAAAGACACTCACGGGACTGAAGTTTGTGCAAGTGGTCGATGTGATGGACTGCCTCGGTTGCAGCAACTGTGTGGACGTGTGCCCAGGCAAGAGAGGCAACAAGGCCCTGTCGATGGTGCCGCTCATGGGCAACGAAGACAACCAGAAGCTTTGGGACTACTGCGTCAAGAATGTTACCAGCAAGCAAAACCTGGTCGAAATAAAGCAAAATGTGAAGAACTCACAGTTTGCCACTCCCCTCTTTGAGTTCAACGGCGCCTGCGCCGGTTGCGGCGAGACGCCCTATGTGAAACTCATCTCGCAACTCTTTGGCGACCGCGAGATGGTGGCCAATGCCACAGGCTGCTCGTCGATCTACTCGGCAGCTGTGCCTTCGACCCCCTATTGCACCAACGCCAAGGGTCATGGTCCTGCATGGTCCAACTCGCTGTTTGAAGACTTCTGCGAGTTTGGTCTGGGCATGGCCATAGCCGACGAGAAGATGCGTGCACGTGTCAAGGCTTATGTCGAGGAGGCCATTGCCAGCGAGAGCGAAACTGCCGAGATGAAGGCCCTGTATCAAGAGTGGCTCGACAACATGAACGACGGCGGCAAGAGCCGCGAGCTGAGCGACAAGATTATCGATGCCATTGCCCATAGCGAAAACCCGATCGACCAGAAGGTGAAGAGCCTGCAGCAATACCTCGTGAAGCGCTCGCAGTGGATCATTGGCGGCGACGGTGCAAGCTACGACATAGGCTTCGGCGGTTTGGATCACGTGATAGCTACAGGCAAGAATGTGAACATCCTCGTGCTCGACACCGAGGTGTACAGCAACACCGGCGGCCAGGCTTCAAAGGCCACTCCATTAGGCGCCATTGCAAAATTTGCAGCAGCTGGCAAGCGCATTCGCAAGAAAGACCTGGGCTTGATTGCATCGACCTATGGTTACGTGTATGTGGCCCAAGTCGCAATGGGTGCCGACAACATGCAGACGCTCAAGGCCATACGCGAGGCCGAGGCCTACGATGGTCCATCGGTTATCATCGCCTACGCTCCCTGTATCAACCACGGCCTTAAGGCCGGCATGGGCAAGAGCCAAGCCGAGGAGGCCAAGGCTGTGGCATGCGGCTACTGGCACCTGTGGCGCTACAATCCTGAGCTGGAGAAAGAGGGCAAGAATCCATTCACGCTCGACAGCAAGGAGCCTAACTGGGATGCCTTTGTCGACTTCCTGAAGGGTGAAGTGCGCTATGCATCGGTGATGAAGCAGTATCCTGCCGAGGCCGACGAGCTCTTCAATGCCGCCAAGGAAAATGCACAGTGGCGCTACAACAATTACCGCCGCCTTGCACAGCAGCAATGGGGTCAAGAACCCAAAGCTGAATAA
- a CDS encoding bifunctional helix-turn-helix domain-containing protein/methylated-DNA--[protein]-cysteine S-methyltransferase: MDCNFEQIAEAIRYVEANKPRQPSLAEVASHLGLSQLYFQHMFTAWAGISFNRFLEFLSVGYAKRVVEEENFSRPVAACTTGSSCACGLHAPVVHIDGMTPDECRGGAAGLQLHYVFSQSPFGELIVASTGKGVCYAAFADGGREAAIRSLQAAFPLATLQEHPDVHNTCAARIFQLDGTGVDEVRLHLKATPFQVKVWKELVEVPVGHLTTYLQLAHSIGNARASRAVGRAVACNPVALLIPCHRVIHSSGRIGNYHWGPERKAAIIGWEAALCTSCTTGC, translated from the coding sequence ATGGATTGCAATTTTGAGCAAATAGCCGAGGCGATAAGATATGTCGAGGCCAATAAGCCGCGTCAGCCTTCATTGGCCGAGGTGGCTTCCCACCTTGGCCTCAGTCAGCTTTATTTCCAACACATGTTTACAGCATGGGCAGGAATCAGTTTCAATCGATTTCTGGAGTTTTTGAGCGTGGGCTATGCCAAGAGGGTAGTCGAGGAGGAAAACTTTTCCAGGCCTGTGGCAGCTTGCACGACCGGCTCGTCGTGCGCCTGCGGGCTGCACGCCCCCGTTGTGCACATCGATGGCATGACGCCTGATGAATGCCGAGGTGGGGCGGCAGGATTGCAATTGCACTATGTGTTCTCACAGTCGCCTTTTGGAGAGCTCATCGTCGCATCTACAGGCAAAGGTGTGTGCTATGCAGCCTTTGCCGACGGTGGCCGCGAGGCGGCAATCCGAAGCCTGCAAGCCGCATTTCCGCTTGCCACACTCCAGGAGCACCCCGATGTGCACAACACGTGTGCAGCACGCATTTTTCAACTCGACGGGACTGGTGTCGACGAGGTGCGGTTGCACCTCAAGGCCACGCCGTTCCAGGTGAAGGTGTGGAAGGAGCTTGTCGAGGTGCCGGTCGGGCATCTCACGACCTACCTGCAGCTTGCCCACTCGATAGGCAACGCGAGGGCCTCTCGTGCCGTGGGAAGGGCGGTTGCCTGCAACCCGGTGGCCTTGCTCATTCCTTGTCATCGCGTGATACATTCCTCAGGCCGCATCGGCAATTACCACTGGGGGCCAGAACGCAAAGCTGCTATCATAGGGTGGGAAGCGGCACTTTGCACATCGTGCACAACCGGTTGTTGA
- a CDS encoding YbjQ family protein, which yields MIISTTPNLEGHPIQKYLGVVTGETIIGANVFKDMMAGITDFFGGRSTTYEKVLIQAKDTAIQEMVDRAGQWGANAIVGIDIDYETVGGSGSMLMVTCSGTAVVIG from the coding sequence ATGATTATTTCAACGACTCCCAACCTCGAGGGCCACCCCATTCAGAAGTATCTGGGCGTGGTGACTGGCGAAACCATCATTGGCGCCAATGTGTTTAAAGACATGATGGCTGGTATCACCGATTTTTTCGGAGGCCGGTCGACAACCTATGAGAAGGTGCTCATTCAGGCCAAGGACACAGCCATCCAGGAGATGGTAGACCGCGCAGGCCAGTGGGGCGCCAATGCCATTGTGGGCATCGACATCGACTATGAAACCGTGGGCGGCAGTGGCTCGATGCTCATGGTCACCTGCAGCGGCACTGCTGTCGTGATAGGATGA
- the kdsB gene encoding 3-deoxy-manno-octulosonate cytidylyltransferase, with protein sequence MQHTTFIGIIPARYASTRFPGKPLAMLGGQPVIQRVYNQVRSVIENVIVATDDDRIAHAVEAFGGKCVMTSPNHKSGTDRCMEAYTRNGGNEDVVINIQGDEPFVQPSQLETIMKCFDDESTDIATLVKPFDPRRPYAELANPNSPKVVVDNKWNALYFSRSVVPYLRNIEPTDWPLRHQYYTHLGMYAYRARVLQAITALPQSPLELAESLEQLRWIENGYRIKVGVSDIETIGIDTPQDLARAEEHLRKACKQK encoded by the coding sequence ATGCAACATACAACATTCATAGGCATCATTCCTGCCCGATATGCCTCGACAAGGTTTCCAGGCAAGCCCCTGGCCATGCTGGGCGGTCAACCCGTGATACAGCGGGTCTACAACCAAGTGCGTTCGGTGATCGAAAACGTGATAGTGGCCACCGACGATGACCGCATTGCACATGCTGTGGAAGCGTTTGGGGGCAAGTGCGTGATGACCAGCCCCAACCACAAGAGCGGCACCGACCGCTGCATGGAAGCCTACACGAGAAATGGCGGAAACGAAGACGTTGTGATCAACATCCAGGGCGACGAGCCCTTTGTCCAGCCCTCACAGCTCGAGACCATCATGAAATGCTTCGACGATGAGAGCACCGACATTGCCACCCTTGTGAAGCCTTTTGACCCGAGGCGCCCCTATGCCGAGCTTGCCAACCCCAACTCGCCCAAAGTAGTTGTCGACAACAAGTGGAACGCACTGTACTTCTCCCGCTCGGTCGTCCCCTACCTGCGCAACATAGAGCCGACCGATTGGCCCTTGCGCCACCAGTACTATACCCACCTGGGCATGTATGCCTACCGGGCCCGCGTGCTGCAAGCCATCACTGCCCTGCCCCAGTCGCCGCTTGAACTGGCCGAGAGCCTGGAGCAACTGCGATGGATTGAAAACGGCTACCGCATAAAGGTGGGCGTGAGCGATATCGAGACCATAGGCATCGACACCCCACAAGACCTTGCCCGGGCCGAGGAGCATCTGCGCAAGGCTTGTAAACAAAAGTAA